The proteins below are encoded in one region of Calditrichota bacterium:
- a CDS encoding Crp/Fnr family transcriptional regulator, which yields MSFRYLQLRTVINQWLELEKKQWKDLKSIFTIMEYSENEHIVLPGENFFQLFFVNKGLFRLYYLDQKGKEFNKSFICENMFGGPVAFSILDIPLYYGMHTLEETSLLVANYNEFNALYDSHPIFDRLGRKLAEWLLIKKELRERSFLIEDAKERFLDFAKNYPGLLKRIPQYHIASYLGISEVSLSRLKNNI from the coding sequence ATGTCCTTTAGATATTTACAATTAAGAACGGTCATAAACCAATGGCTCGAGTTAGAGAAAAAGCAGTGGAAAGATTTAAAGAGTATATTTACTATAATGGAATATTCTGAAAATGAACATATTGTACTACCTGGAGAAAATTTTTTTCAACTATTTTTTGTTAATAAAGGTTTATTTCGTCTTTATTATTTAGATCAAAAAGGCAAAGAATTTAATAAATCATTTATATGTGAGAATATGTTTGGAGGCCCGGTTGCGTTTTCTATTTTGGATATCCCATTGTATTATGGCATGCATACATTAGAAGAAACCAGCTTATTGGTTGCAAATTATAATGAGTTTAACGCCCTTTATGATAGCCACCCAATTTTTGATCGACTTGGAAGAAAGTTGGCAGAATGGTTGTTAATTAAAAAAGAGTTGAGAGAAAGAAGTTTCCTGATTGAAGACGCCAAAGAGCGCTTTCTTGATTTTGCTAAAAATTATCCGGGTTTATTAAAACGAATCCCTCAATACCACATTGCTTCATATCTCGGAATTAGTGAAGTCTCTCTATCCCGTTTAAAAAATAATATTTAA
- a CDS encoding sigma-70 family RNA polymerase sigma factor, whose amino-acid sequence MARVVKKINRILLVSLINFIKQIIENNMDIAQVYKNYHSNLIHFVSNKINNLGDAEDIVHNIFLKMQSDLVNLSSIKNIKSWLYSVAKNAVIDFYRSKRKNETENSINNSYLIENEPAFKKVADSIEIFINQLEEPYRKTLILSDLELVPQKKIAKELAIPYSTVKTRVQRGREKVKKMMFDCCIYEFDNKGRVIDYSCKNN is encoded by the coding sequence ATGGCAAGGGTTGTTAAGAAAATAAATAGAATCCTTTTAGTAAGTTTAATAAATTTCATTAAACAAATTATTGAAAATAATATGGACATTGCACAAGTTTATAAAAACTACCATTCGAATTTAATACATTTTGTTTCAAATAAGATAAATAATTTGGGTGATGCGGAAGACATAGTGCATAATATCTTTCTTAAAATGCAATCAGATTTAGTTAATTTAAGCAGTATAAAAAATATTAAAAGCTGGTTGTACAGTGTTGCGAAAAATGCAGTTATTGACTTTTATCGATCAAAGAGAAAAAACGAAACAGAAAATTCTATAAATAATAGTTACTTAATTGAAAATGAGCCAGCTTTCAAAAAGGTTGCCGATTCAATTGAAATTTTTATCAACCAATTGGAAGAGCCATATCGCAAAACATTAATATTATCTGATTTGGAGCTGGTGCCCCAAAAAAAGATAGCTAAAGAGTTGGCAATTCCTTACTCAACTGTTAAAACTCGTGTGCAAAGAGGTCGTGAAAAAGTTAAAAAAATGATGTTTGATTGTTGTATTTATGAGTTTGATAATAAAGGCAGAGTAATAGATTATAGTTGTAAAAATAATTAA
- a CDS encoding methylated-DNA--[protein]-cysteine S-methyltransferase, with product MLTFKEKYEALLRKDSTYEGIFYAAVKTTIIFCRPTCRARKPLAENVVFYDSVNEALLNGYRPCKVCKPLEPPGSMPNVIKYILSELVNRPFKKIKDKDLVIAGIEPNFVRRWFKKNLNMTFHAYQRMYKTNNALRNISKGKSVTQTAFDNGYDSLSGFIDNDKSIFGKAPTKVNYKNAINIVRFTTPLGPMFGCATSKGICLVEFCDRDILDVQLRSLEIHFKTPILPGQNKHLDTLQVELGEYFQRKRTFFTVPLHIQGTDFQQEVWSFLKSIPYGKTISYKAQSINMNKPKAIRAVASANGLNKVAIVVPCHRVIGSDGKLKGYGGGIARKKWLIEFEKGNILKGS from the coding sequence ATGTTAACATTTAAAGAAAAATATGAAGCACTTTTAAGAAAAGATTCCACTTATGAAGGAATATTTTATGCTGCAGTTAAAACAACTATAATATTTTGTAGACCTACATGTCGTGCAAGAAAACCATTAGCCGAAAATGTTGTGTTCTATGATTCAGTTAATGAAGCACTTTTAAACGGTTATAGACCATGCAAAGTATGCAAACCGCTTGAACCACCCGGAAGTATGCCTAACGTCATTAAATATATTCTAAGTGAATTAGTTAATAGACCGTTTAAAAAAATAAAGGATAAAGATTTAGTCATTGCCGGAATAGAACCTAATTTTGTACGCAGATGGTTTAAAAAAAATCTAAATATGACCTTTCATGCTTACCAAAGAATGTACAAAACAAACAATGCTTTAAGGAATATATCAAAAGGAAAATCAGTAACGCAAACGGCATTTGATAATGGTTACGATTCATTAAGTGGTTTCATCGACAACGATAAATCAATTTTTGGCAAAGCACCAACCAAAGTAAATTATAAAAATGCAATTAATATTGTTCGTTTCACAACTCCATTAGGACCTATGTTTGGATGTGCTACATCAAAGGGCATTTGCCTTGTTGAATTTTGTGACCGTGATATATTAGATGTTCAATTAAGGAGTTTGGAGATTCATTTTAAAACACCAATTTTACCAGGTCAAAATAAACATTTGGATACGCTTCAAGTAGAATTAGGTGAATATTTTCAAAGAAAAAGAACTTTCTTTACTGTACCATTACACATACAAGGAACTGATTTTCAGCAAGAAGTTTGGTCATTCTTAAAATCTATTCCATATGGCAAAACCATATCCTACAAAGCTCAATCTATAAATATGAATAAACCAAAAGCAATAAGAGCAGTTGCTTCAGCGAATGGGTTAAATAAAGTTGCTATCGTTGTTCCTTGTCATAGGGTAATTGGTAGTGATGGGAAATTGAAAGGGTATGGAGGTGGTATAGCTAGGAAAAAATGGTTAATAGAATTCGAAAAAGGTAATATTTTAAAAGGATCATAG
- a CDS encoding cupredoxin domain-containing protein, translated as MELDQIIVTIVGILSSVWVAWFFWFSERKATHVTSSNSNVQEAMIKVKGGYSPDIIVVQAGKPVRLNFHREETALCSEQVLFSDFNKQATLTPFTTVPVEFTPDVPGEYEFQCAMGMLRGKLIVEQ; from the coding sequence ATGGAACTTGATCAAATAATAGTAACAATTGTCGGTATTCTTTCATCGGTGTGGGTTGCATGGTTTTTCTGGTTCTCTGAAAGGAAGGCAACTCATGTAACATCATCCAATAGCAATGTTCAGGAGGCAATGATTAAGGTTAAAGGAGGCTACAGCCCGGATATTATAGTTGTGCAAGCAGGTAAACCTGTTCGTCTAAATTTTCATAGGGAAGAAACGGCGCTTTGCTCAGAACAGGTTTTGTTTTCAGATTTTAATAAGCAAGCAACACTTACACCTTTTACAACAGTTCCTGTTGAATTTACACCGGATGTCCCCGGAGAGTATGAGTTTCAATGTGCTATGGGTATGCTACGAGGAAAATTAATTGTTGAGCAATGA
- a CDS encoding tetratricopeptide repeat protein — translation MKKPINRITFLFLKLFAPIFVMLVCVNAGSIDSVFLNTGEENKSLSSISNYQELFNENINFTESQIYSDSSNNFFNIFPALQYADNENWDAAIIEISNAIVSVPDFDLAYNFRGLIYMKKEMFDLAISDFNNAIRINPDFALAYFNRANIYEEYGQYDKAFSDYSYSITLNKNFALSYYSRGRLFAFKGESEEALIDLNTAIDLNPSLYHAYNDRGIIYKYVGRSDLAMIDFNTAIELNPEYSLGYFNRGNLLHAQGLYTQAIEDYIAVVKMEPSNKEAFYNLGNSYALKGDVQQAIVNYSKATEVDPGYSLAYYNKAILEEQLGEGSTAIKSFTKFIETSPANDTEFLDYAKYKIKKLLKIKIHLSVIFVTNSFTAMNVINELNEGRNFKTIVEKYSEGPGKESGGDIGCYSPGDLRIDLDMTAVNLPKGQYSDIISTNEGYFVLMKTGEYVIDEFDNSVACN, via the coding sequence ATGAAAAAGCCAATTAACCGGATAACCTTTCTTTTTCTAAAACTATTTGCTCCTATCTTTGTAATGCTGGTTTGTGTGAATGCAGGCTCAATAGATTCAGTCTTTTTAAATACAGGAGAAGAAAATAAGAGCCTGTCATCAATATCCAATTACCAAGAACTATTCAATGAAAATATTAATTTTACTGAAAGCCAAATATACTCAGATAGTAGTAATAACTTTTTCAACATCTTTCCAGCTCTACAATATGCAGATAATGAAAATTGGGATGCAGCGATAATTGAAATTAGCAATGCTATTGTTTCTGTCCCAGATTTTGATCTAGCCTATAACTTTCGTGGGCTGATTTATATGAAAAAAGAAATGTTTGATCTGGCAATATCTGATTTTAATAATGCCATAAGGATTAACCCGGACTTTGCTTTGGCCTATTTTAATCGTGCAAATATATATGAAGAATACGGGCAATATGATAAGGCATTTTCAGATTATTCATATTCCATTACGCTGAATAAAAATTTTGCATTATCGTATTATAGTCGAGGGCGTTTATTTGCATTTAAAGGGGAATCAGAAGAAGCGCTCATCGATTTAAATACTGCCATTGATCTTAATCCAAGTTTATATCATGCTTATAATGATCGCGGGATTATTTATAAATATGTAGGGCGCTCAGATCTGGCAATGATTGATTTCAATACTGCAATTGAACTTAATCCTGAATATAGTTTAGGTTATTTTAATAGGGGAAATTTGTTGCATGCTCAAGGTCTTTATACTCAGGCAATCGAAGACTATATTGCGGTTGTCAAAATGGAACCTTCAAATAAAGAAGCTTTTTACAATCTCGGAAATTCATATGCATTAAAAGGCGATGTTCAGCAAGCAATTGTAAATTATTCTAAAGCAACAGAAGTCGATCCGGGATATTCATTAGCTTATTATAATAAGGCGATTTTGGAGGAACAGCTTGGTGAAGGCAGTACTGCAATAAAATCTTTTACAAAATTTATTGAAACATCGCCCGCAAATGATACAGAATTCCTTGACTATGCTAAGTATAAAATTAAAAAATTATTAAAAATAAAAATCCATCTTAGCGTCATTTTTGTTACAAATAGTTTTACTGCGATGAATGTAATTAATGAACTAAATGAAGGAAGAAACTTTAAAACAATCGTTGAGAAGTATTCTGAAGGCCCAGGTAAAGAAAGTGGAGGGGATATCGGTTGTTATTCCCCTGGTGATTTAAGAATTGACCTGGATATGACAGCAGTGAACTTACCAAAAGGGCAATATAGTGATATTATTAGCACAAATGAAGGATACTTTGTTTTGATGAAGACCGGTGAATATGTGATTGATGAATTTGATAATTCGGTTGCTTGTAATTAG
- a CDS encoding class I SAM-dependent methyltransferase — MNSGIENTQHPSIIYYDSDYPSEKYSKYKNNFDEIVISQGLSNDVEKYNNLAKQFGSNVLELCCGTGRVAIPLAENGNDVTAVDFSSTLLQQFQNKIKQLNNKISNRLKIINQDVTKLSLEKKDYDLIICAFNSLLCIPDFELQQKTLINAAKHIRTKGLLALDLMNPLVLSIAGDETPIPFFTRKNPHNGNIYTRFAARSKMMIDQKQKLYGWYDEIEDDGSVKRQNYEVYWRPVFRYEIQLMLEKAGFKIDKIYGGHLDETYTETSGKLFIQAVKL, encoded by the coding sequence ATGAATTCAGGAATAGAAAATACGCAGCACCCATCTATTATATATTATGACAGTGACTATCCTTCTGAAAAGTATTCAAAATACAAAAATAATTTTGATGAAATTGTTATTTCACAAGGGTTATCGAATGACGTGGAAAAATACAATAATTTAGCAAAACAATTTGGAAGTAATGTTTTAGAACTTTGTTGTGGTACCGGTAGGGTGGCAATTCCACTGGCTGAAAATGGAAACGACGTAACTGCTGTTGATTTTTCTTCTACCTTGCTCCAACAATTTCAAAACAAGATTAAACAATTAAACAATAAAATATCAAATCGATTAAAAATTATTAATCAAGATGTAACTAAATTATCATTGGAAAAGAAGGATTATGATTTAATAATTTGTGCCTTTAATAGTTTGCTATGCATCCCAGATTTTGAATTGCAACAGAAAACATTAATAAATGCTGCAAAACATATCCGCACAAAAGGTCTTTTGGCTTTAGATTTAATGAATCCACTAGTATTAAGTATTGCTGGCGATGAAACTCCTATCCCCTTTTTTACCAGAAAAAATCCTCATAACGGCAATATATATACACGGTTTGCGGCAAGGAGCAAGATGATGATTGATCAAAAACAAAAATTATATGGTTGGTATGATGAAATAGAAGATGATGGAAGCGTTAAAAGACAAAATTATGAAGTATATTGGAGACCAGTTTTTAGATATGAAATCCAACTGATGCTCGAAAAGGCTGGGTTTAAAATTGACAAAATCTATGGAGGACATTTGGATGAAACTTACACAGAAACAAGTGGGAAGTTATTTATCCAGGCCGTTAAACTTTGA
- a CDS encoding heavy metal translocating P-type ATPase → MSYRDPVCEMKLEGSSKFISNFEKQTFEFCSETCKKQFDEAPQYYSTKKMHSESTYQISNDGIQRSEIPIIGMDCASCALTIEKQVSKLNGIKNVSVNQATEKLFIEYSPDKVTLTDVIGSIKTAGYESGLARLSLGIGGMHCASCVTDIEAGLIKKAGVISANVNLGSESAEIKYIPSSIKIKDLKKEIEDQGYQVFDTSSHSSNKDSAEDENQKARLLEYKSLMRKFIFSGIISLFIMAFSYPDLIGLPEEFQHGGEWLRYTWMIMSILSLAVMFWAGSQFYSGAWSALKSRSANMHTLIATGITAAWLYSTTATFFPDVFPKAELADQFYDVIAVVVALVVLGMALEIRAKGKSSEAIKKLMGLQAKTARVVRNGKEQDVPVEEVVLDDIIIVRPGEKIPVDGIIIDGSSALDESMITGEAIPVAKKQGDEVIGATINKTGSFKFKATKVGKDTALAQIIDLVQQAQGSKAPIQRIVDKVSGYFVPAVMIIAILSFVAWYDFGPQPNLIYSLIVFVTVLIIACPCALGLATPISLMVGVGKGAENGILIRSGEALEMGQKLNTIVLDKTGTITEGKPKVTDVITENGFKIDEILMYTASVEKASEHPLGEAILHEAKKKSLSLKDPTDFIAIPGHGVQANVNRKKIALGNYKMMEKLNIDLSDLKTKSDHLAENGKTPMFIAINDEAAGIVAVADTVKPDSIDAIAKLKTMGLEVIMLTGDNKRTAEAIAREVNVDRVLSEVLPEEKALNVKKLQQEGKHVAMVGDGINDAPALAQAEIGFAIGSGADVAMEASDITLIKSSLKGVVTSIQLSKATMKNIRQNLFGAFFYNGLGIPVAAGILYPFFGLLLSPLIAGAAMAFSSVTVVTNANRLRRFSPQK, encoded by the coding sequence ATGTCATATCGTGATCCTGTTTGTGAAATGAAACTTGAAGGTTCATCAAAGTTTATTAGTAATTTTGAGAAACAAACTTTTGAGTTTTGTTCAGAAACATGTAAAAAACAGTTTGATGAAGCACCACAATATTATAGCACGAAAAAGATGCATTCTGAAAGCACGTATCAGATTTCTAATGATGGTATTCAGCGTAGTGAGATTCCAATAATTGGTATGGATTGTGCATCATGTGCTTTAACAATTGAGAAACAAGTGTCCAAATTAAATGGAATTAAAAATGTTTCTGTTAATCAGGCAACAGAAAAACTATTTATTGAGTATTCTCCGGACAAAGTAACCCTGACAGATGTTATTGGAAGTATTAAAACGGCTGGATATGAATCCGGTTTAGCTAGATTGTCCTTAGGCATAGGCGGGATGCATTGTGCTTCTTGTGTAACTGATATTGAAGCAGGTTTAATTAAAAAAGCAGGTGTCATTTCTGCCAACGTCAATTTGGGTAGTGAGTCAGCAGAAATTAAATATATTCCATCATCTATTAAAATAAAGGACTTAAAAAAAGAGATAGAAGACCAAGGGTATCAGGTGTTCGATACATCATCACATTCGTCTAACAAGGATAGTGCAGAGGATGAAAACCAGAAGGCCCGTTTATTAGAATATAAATCACTGATGCGGAAATTTATTTTTTCTGGAATTATCTCACTGTTCATCATGGCCTTCAGTTATCCTGATTTGATTGGTTTACCTGAAGAATTTCAACATGGCGGTGAGTGGCTTCGCTATACTTGGATGATAATGTCAATATTGTCTTTGGCAGTTATGTTTTGGGCAGGGTCGCAATTTTATTCCGGGGCATGGTCCGCTTTAAAAAGCCGTTCGGCAAACATGCATACATTAATTGCAACGGGCATTACAGCTGCATGGTTATATTCAACTACTGCTACTTTTTTTCCGGATGTGTTCCCAAAAGCTGAGTTGGCCGACCAGTTTTATGATGTTATTGCCGTTGTTGTTGCTTTGGTGGTTCTTGGCATGGCACTGGAAATAAGAGCAAAAGGAAAAAGTTCTGAAGCGATAAAAAAACTTATGGGTCTACAGGCAAAAACAGCACGTGTAGTTCGTAATGGAAAAGAACAGGATGTTCCGGTAGAAGAAGTGGTTTTGGATGATATTATTATTGTACGACCAGGTGAGAAGATCCCGGTAGATGGAATTATTATTGATGGGTCGTCTGCCTTGGATGAATCAATGATTACCGGAGAGGCTATCCCTGTTGCAAAAAAACAAGGTGACGAAGTTATTGGTGCTACAATCAACAAAACAGGATCTTTTAAGTTTAAAGCTACAAAAGTAGGAAAAGATACGGCACTTGCTCAAATCATCGATCTTGTTCAACAGGCTCAGGGTTCAAAAGCACCCATTCAAAGGATTGTTGATAAAGTATCTGGTTATTTTGTACCTGCTGTAATGATAATCGCTATTCTTTCTTTTGTCGCCTGGTATGATTTTGGTCCACAACCCAACCTGATTTACTCCCTGATAGTATTTGTAACTGTGCTGATTATTGCCTGCCCATGCGCCTTAGGGCTTGCCACCCCGATTTCATTGATGGTTGGAGTTGGTAAGGGAGCGGAGAATGGTATTTTAATTCGCAGTGGGGAAGCGCTGGAAATGGGGCAAAAGCTCAATACCATTGTATTGGATAAAACAGGAACAATTACAGAAGGCAAACCAAAAGTTACAGATGTTATAACAGAAAACGGATTTAAGATTGATGAGATTTTGATGTATACAGCAAGCGTAGAGAAAGCCTCAGAGCATCCATTAGGTGAAGCAATTTTACATGAAGCAAAGAAAAAATCTCTTTCTTTAAAGGATCCAACAGATTTTATAGCTATTCCCGGGCATGGTGTACAAGCAAATGTAAATCGTAAAAAAATTGCTTTAGGTAACTATAAAATGATGGAAAAACTAAATATCGACTTGAGTGACCTAAAAACTAAGAGTGACCACCTTGCTGAAAATGGTAAAACGCCAATGTTTATTGCCATTAATGATGAAGCAGCAGGGATTGTTGCTGTTGCAGATACTGTAAAGCCGGATTCAATAGACGCAATCGCAAAGCTAAAAACAATGGGTTTGGAAGTAATTATGTTAACGGGGGATAACAAACGAACCGCAGAAGCAATTGCGAGAGAGGTGAATGTTGACCGAGTGTTGTCTGAAGTATTACCGGAAGAGAAAGCATTGAATGTTAAGAAATTACAGCAGGAAGGAAAACATGTTGCGATGGTAGGTGATGGTATTAATGATGCACCAGCTTTGGCCCAGGCTGAGATTGGTTTTGCCATTGGCTCTGGCGCAGACGTGGCCATGGAAGCATCTGATATTACACTGATTAAAAGTAGCTTGAAAGGTGTGGTAACGTCAATTCAATTGTCAAAAGCAACAATGAAAAACATAAGGCAGAACTTATTTGGTGCGTTCTTTTATAATGGACTTGGTATTCCGGTCGCTGCTGGTATTCTTTACCCATTTTTTGGATTACTGTTATCTCCATTGATAGCAGGTGCAGCAATGGCATTTAGTTCGGTAACGGTGGTTACAAATGCAAATCGTTTACGAAGGTTTTCACCGCAAAAATAA
- a CDS encoding YHS domain-containing protein, translated as MAKDLVCGMQVDSKVPVTKSEFKNKVYYFCSELCKEQFDENPQEYINESSKSINDNSEKK; from the coding sequence ATGGCAAAAGATTTGGTTTGTGGAATGCAGGTTGATAGTAAAGTGCCTGTAACTAAGAGCGAATTTAAAAACAAAGTCTATTATTTCTGCTCCGAATTATGCAAAGAGCAGTTTGACGAAAATCCACAAGAGTATATAAATGAAAGTTCTAAATCTATTAATGATAATTCAGAAAAAAAATGA
- a CDS encoding VOC family protein, with protein MEGKVTGIGGIFFKSKNPKKIREWYKKYLGLDTDKYGTNFEWRQGADTTKKGFTQWSPFSEKTKYFEPSQKDFMINYRVRNIEALVDKLKKDSVVITDKIKTYEYGKFVHILDLEGNKVELWEPNDIEYEKLVIGRTK; from the coding sequence ATAGAAGGAAAAGTAACGGGGATTGGAGGGATTTTTTTTAAAAGTAAAAATCCAAAAAAAATTAGAGAATGGTATAAAAAATATTTGGGTTTAGATACTGATAAATATGGAACAAATTTTGAGTGGCGCCAAGGTGCTGACACTACTAAAAAAGGATTTACACAATGGAGTCCGTTTTCAGAAAAAACAAAATATTTTGAACCATCACAAAAAGATTTTATGATTAATTATCGGGTGAGAAATATTGAAGCTTTGGTTGATAAATTAAAAAAAGATAGCGTGGTTATCACTGATAAAATAAAGACTTATGAATATGGGAAGTTTGTCCATATTCTAGATTTAGAAGGTAATAAGGTTGAATTATGGGAGCCTAATGATATTGAATATGAAAAACTCGTAATAGGACGGACAAAGTAA